The Pedobacter roseus genome contains a region encoding:
- a CDS encoding NAD-dependent epimerase/dehydratase family protein yields the protein MKKIAIIGCNSFLARNFVEAYGNENFFYLYGRTLHHNYDALVNYKYIEFNYPSNKLNLDDFLNYDVIIYAAAGGVQANLQESNLLTYQINTFFPIDLVTHLEYNNFKGKIITFGSYFEIGNNNKFSPFDEESLVFASGSIPNSYCDSKRLLTRFYSNKQFNVTWYHLILPSLYGPGEDENRLIPYLINSLKEKKKPRLSSGEQIRQYIYISDLVNLMSLLIDQDIKADLYNVAGLDLPLSIKALVARIFDMLEIERPENQPIATRDQQMLYLALDDFKIRTAVKDWAPVVDLNTGLRKYL from the coding sequence GTGAAAAAGATAGCAATCATAGGGTGTAATTCATTCTTAGCAAGAAACTTTGTAGAGGCTTACGGAAATGAAAATTTTTTTTACTTATATGGAAGAACACTGCATCATAATTATGATGCTTTAGTAAACTATAAGTATATTGAATTTAATTATCCTTCTAACAAATTAAATTTAGATGATTTCCTTAATTATGATGTGATTATTTATGCTGCCGCAGGAGGAGTTCAGGCAAATTTACAGGAATCAAATTTACTCACTTATCAGATTAATACATTTTTCCCTATAGACCTTGTTACTCACTTGGAATATAATAACTTTAAAGGAAAGATAATAACTTTTGGCTCCTACTTCGAAATAGGTAACAACAATAAATTTTCTCCCTTTGATGAAGAGTCTCTGGTTTTTGCAAGTGGAAGTATCCCAAATAGTTATTGTGATTCGAAGAGATTATTAACCCGCTTTTATTCAAATAAACAATTTAATGTAACCTGGTATCATTTGATTTTACCTTCCTTATATGGCCCGGGAGAGGATGAAAATCGACTAATTCCTTATCTTATTAATAGTTTAAAAGAAAAAAAGAAACCTAGGTTATCGTCAGGAGAGCAGATTAGGCAATATATTTATATTTCCGACCTTGTAAATTTAATGAGCCTTTTAATTGATCAAGATATTAAGGCAGATCTTTATAATGTTGCAGGTTTGGATCTACCTCTAAGCATAAAAGCGTTGGTTGCGCGTATTTTTGATATGTTAGAAATCGAAAGGCCAGAAAATCAACCAATAGCAACAAGAGATCAGCAAATGCTTTATTTAGCATTGGATGATTTTAAAATTAGGACAGCTGTTAAAGATTGGGCACCAGTTGTTGATCTAAATACTGGATTAAGGAAATATTTGTGA
- the rfbG gene encoding CDP-glucose 4,6-dehydratase, whose amino-acid sequence MLDQLKNAYSGKKVFLTGHTGFKGAWMLKVLNLLGAQVKGYALAPKTNNDLYYLIDGDEICESVISDLRNRYVLKNAVLDFQPDFVFHLAAQPLVRLSYEIPSETFEVNAIGTANLLDAVRSLEKKCSVVLITTDKVYHNNEWEYPYRENDRLGGYDPYSASKACTELVIDSYRNSFFNIKNIAEHKKALAVGRAGNVIGGGDWSKDRLVPDIAKSLSINKTVEIRNPKSIRPWQHVLEPILAYLILGMKLEHDPISFSTAYNFGPYATDALPVSEMVNLAINAWGSGDYTNLQNEGEPHEAGLLKLDISKAINELKWKPLLDAKVAVSDSIKWYKEFDNDKNVINTFTEMQILEYISKFNS is encoded by the coding sequence ATGTTAGATCAGTTAAAGAATGCCTATTCCGGAAAGAAAGTCTTTTTAACAGGCCATACCGGCTTTAAAGGAGCTTGGATGTTGAAGGTTCTTAATCTTTTAGGAGCGCAGGTAAAAGGCTATGCTTTAGCACCTAAAACAAATAATGACTTATATTATCTGATTGATGGGGATGAGATTTGTGAATCTGTAATTTCAGATTTACGCAATCGTTATGTGCTTAAGAATGCCGTTTTGGATTTTCAACCAGATTTTGTTTTTCACCTTGCGGCTCAGCCATTGGTTAGGCTATCTTACGAAATTCCGTCTGAAACTTTTGAGGTAAATGCAATTGGAACGGCCAACTTATTAGATGCAGTTCGTTCATTGGAGAAAAAATGTTCGGTTGTATTAATTACTACGGATAAAGTATATCATAATAATGAATGGGAATATCCATACCGCGAAAATGACCGCTTAGGAGGTTATGACCCTTACAGTGCCAGTAAAGCTTGTACAGAACTCGTTATCGATTCTTATCGTAACAGTTTTTTCAATATAAAAAATATAGCTGAGCATAAAAAAGCATTGGCTGTTGGCCGTGCAGGAAACGTTATTGGAGGAGGTGATTGGTCTAAGGATCGATTAGTTCCGGATATCGCCAAGTCGTTAAGTATAAATAAAACGGTTGAAATAAGGAATCCTAAATCTATTAGGCCGTGGCAGCACGTATTAGAACCTATTTTAGCTTATTTGATACTAGGAATGAAATTGGAACACGATCCAATTAGCTTCAGCACTGCTTATAATTTTGGCCCATACGCTACTGATGCATTGCCAGTTAGTGAAATGGTCAATTTAGCAATTAACGCATGGGGTAGTGGAGATTATACCAACCTTCAAAATGAAGGTGAACCGCATGAAGCCGGCCTTTTAAAATTAGATATTAGTAAAGCTATTAATGAATTGAAATGGAAACCCTTATTAGATGCAAAAGTTGCTGTTAGCGATTCCATAAAATGGTATAAGGAATTTGATAATGACAAAAATGTAATTAACACTTTTACTGAAATGCAAATTTTGGAATACATTTCTAAATTTAATTCATAG
- the rfbF gene encoding glucose-1-phosphate cytidylyltransferase, with protein MEETEARPKPMVEIGGKPILWHIMKIYEAYGYNDFVLCLGYKAQTIKEYFLNYYLYNSDVSIDIEKNKVDVHFSNSESFKVTLVDTGLNTNTAGRIKKIQKYVEGETFMLTYGDGVADIDINALVAFHNSHDKLATLTSIQTPGRFGNIEMDENGNVRHFVEKPQGDGMWINGGFFVLDPGIFKYLEGEVDDVQWENKPLKEIANDGQLAAFKHSGFWKPMDALRDRIELEQLWKSGEAKWKIW; from the coding sequence ATGGAAGAAACGGAAGCAAGACCAAAACCAATGGTTGAAATTGGTGGTAAACCTATTTTATGGCACATCATGAAAATATACGAAGCCTATGGTTACAATGATTTTGTTTTGTGCTTAGGTTATAAAGCACAAACCATCAAAGAATATTTCCTAAATTACTATTTATACAACTCAGATGTATCTATAGATATTGAAAAGAATAAAGTGGATGTGCATTTTTCAAATTCCGAATCTTTTAAGGTTACTTTGGTCGATACTGGATTGAATACCAATACTGCTGGAAGGATAAAGAAAATACAAAAATACGTAGAGGGCGAAACGTTTATGCTTACGTATGGTGATGGTGTTGCGGACATTGATATTAATGCTTTAGTGGCTTTCCATAATAGTCATGACAAGTTAGCAACATTAACGAGTATACAAACTCCTGGTCGTTTCGGAAATATTGAAATGGATGAAAATGGAAACGTTCGGCATTTTGTCGAAAAACCTCAAGGCGATGGGATGTGGATTAATGGTGGATTTTTCGTATTGGATCCTGGTATATTCAAATATTTAGAGGGTGAAGTTGATGATGTGCAATGGGAGAATAAACCTTTAAAAGAAATTGCAAATGATGGGCAGCTAGCTGCCTTCAAGCATTCTGGTTTCTGGAAACCAATGGATGCCCTTCGTGATAGAATTGAGTTAGAACAGCTTTGGAAAAGTGGTGAGGCTAAATGGAAAATCTGGTAA